A stretch of DNA from Candidatus Eisenbacteria bacterium:
ACCTGCGCGCGGCCGCGATCCGCGTCGTGGGCGAGCACGGAGGTCGCCTCCCGGAAGATCCGGTCGAGCTCCGCGCGCTCCCCGGAATCGGCGACTACACGGCCGCCGCGATCGCGAGCGTGGCGTTTGGACGCACCGCGGCAGCGGTCGACGGGAACGTGATCCGGGTTCTCGCGCGGATCGAGGGCCTCCGGGGCAGCCGCGTCTCGCCGCTCCTGAAGCGCGAGGTCGCGCGCACCGCGGAGCAACTCGCGGAGGGGCCGCGACCCGGCGACTGGACGCAGGCTCTGATGGAGCTCGGGGCGGTGATCTGCCTTCCGCGGGATCCGCGCTGCGAGGACTGTCCGGCACGAGCGACGTGCGCCGCGCGCGCGTCCGGTGAGCCGGACCGCTATCCCGAAGCCCCGTCCACGCGTCCCGTGCGGCGTGTCGAACGGGTGATGCTCGCGGCATGGAGTGGAGACCGGCTCTTTCTCGTGCGTGAGAAGGCGGACGGATCCGCGTCCTGGACGATGCCGCTCGCCGATGCGGGCGCGAGCCCGGCTCGGACGGTGAAGGCGCTCGCGAAGAGGCTCGGTTTCAGTGGAACCCTGAGGGGGCCGGTCGCGCGATTCCGGCACCGCACGTTCGCCGAGGATGCGGGGGTCGAGGTCTGGAGCCTGGACGGTCCTCGGGGGACGGATGGCAGGTCCGGAGGACGCGCCGCGAAGCCCGGGAACGGCGGCGGCTCGGGCGGCGGAGTCCGCGGTCGATGGGTCTCCCACGACGAGGTGGACGGGCTCCCCACACGCGGACCGACTCTCAAGGCAATCAAGAAGTTACGGGCCTGAGGTATCGCCTCGCCGGAGGCGGCCCGATGTGCTAGGATTATGGGTCCCGGACCGAGCGGTCCGACCTTCCCGACATCGACTCGAGGAGCCGTGCGCCGTTCCGGACCCATCTCCCCTCTCCAGCGGACTCTTCTCGTATTCCTGGTCGCCGCCGCGATGCTGGGCACGATGCCGGCGGACGCGGCCCGCTCCGTCCACCCCGCGCTGACCCGGCCCATCGATCCGTCGCTCCCCCTCCATCAGCGTTTCCTCGGCACCGATCTCTCGGGAGGACGCGTGGTCGAGCTCCTGATCGAGGGCGAGATCCCTCCGGGACTGCTCCGCTCCCGCGGCATCGAGGTGAACACGGTCACGGGGCGGCTCATGACCGCGCGCTGTCCGCTCGGACTCCTGAACGCGCTCCTCTCGATGCCCGGGATCGACCGGGTGTCGATCTCCGAGCCCTGTGTCCGCCTGCTCGAGCAGAGCGCCGTCGACGTGGGGCTGCCGTCGATCCGCACGGTCGCGCCGCCCGACTTCACCGGACAGACGGGCGAAGGCGTGCTGGTCGGCATCGTCGACACGGGCGTGGACCTGGGACACTCCGACTTCCAGAATCCGGACGGCACGACGCGGCTCGTCTCGGTGTGGGACCAGACCGTGAACGGCGCGCCCCCGGCGGGATTCACCTACGGCACCGAGTGGTCCTCGGCGCAGATCGATGCGGGACAAGCCTCCGAAGTCGACGACGAGGGACACGGCACCCACGTGCTCGGAACGGCGGGAGGAGACGGCAGCGAGACCGGGAACGGGGTTCCAGCGCACACGTACGTGGGCGTCGCTCCGGAGGCGGACCTCTGTGTCGT
This window harbors:
- a CDS encoding A/G-specific adenine glycosylase, whose amino-acid sequence is MSARHAALRRGILRWYLRNRRDLPWRHTRDPYAIWVSEIMLQQTRVETVIPFYTRFLERFPTVETVASAREEAVIAAWSGLGYYRRARHLRAAAIRVVGEHGGRLPEDPVELRALPGIGDYTAAAIASVAFGRTAAAVDGNVIRVLARIEGLRGSRVSPLLKREVARTAEQLAEGPRPGDWTQALMELGAVICLPRDPRCEDCPARATCAARASGEPDRYPEAPSTRPVRRVERVMLAAWSGDRLFLVREKADGSASWTMPLADAGASPARTVKALAKRLGFSGTLRGPVARFRHRTFAEDAGVEVWSLDGPRGTDGRSGGRAAKPGNGGGSGGGVRGRWVSHDEVDGLPTRGPTLKAIKKLRA